The Cydia splendana chromosome 21, ilCydSple1.2, whole genome shotgun sequence genome segment TAAAATCTTGAATCAAAAATCAATAATAAGTAGTAGGTCCAGTACTGTTACTGCTGTACGGTCCATAACACAAACATCTTTACAAATCAaagttccaaaaatatatttatacgaccttattgtcagtatcttagaggcgtgtaaatatttacacgaccttattgtcaGTATCTTAGAGGCGTGTAAGTATATTTAGGTACTCGACtgtattacctacttacttctTCTGCTGAGCATCTACTTACTGTTACCTTGCTTGCTTGTTGCCTGTTACCTGATATTTTATTAACCGATTGAATTCACTGTTGTATGCTCTGCATCTCAGCTGCATTTTTTTTAAGCTCTGTAAATAGAAGCCTTATAGAAGCGTCTTTCTAGTTATCGACAGTAAGTTAGTAGGTGAAGCATCCTtatctatatttgaattaaaagtGAGTGATCAATAAAACCGATTCCAACtagtacaaaaaaatatttttatgctcATGATTGTCTATTATTTACTTTTTCCACTGTggaatatttaaaatttaaatcaaatttaaatgtacagcttggcaaaaaagagtagaaattaaaaagtggcaacactgtagtgttgTCTCGTTTTCTTATAcatattggtttgaaagggacgacactacagtgttgccactttttaatttctactcttttttgccaagctgtagtaAAGTGTACGAAGTAGGAGGAATACATAATCTACCGACCTCTTTGAGACTTACCTACATGATGTCATCTGTTACAAATTCTGGATGACAAAcgtaaaatcatttattttgtaAACATCAATGTGTCAGTGATTCAATAAATTTTATCCTGGATgtaattatgattatgaaaccacttcataaataattatggaCTTCATAAGAAAACACATGATTCTTCGATAGTCCTATGTATAAAAAGGACATGCAATTATTCCAGTGAATAAAATAAGCGCGTGTTCTGATATCGGTTTAAAATTATCTGAAAATTCATAATGCCATTTAGAATACCAAAATTAAGAAGTGTGAGAGTGCGAGTCATAATTGCTATGTCGTTCCTCGTTGTGTATGTTTTGGCTACGTATATTATCTTCGAAAAGTATTTCTTTATCAAACGCAAAGGCAAAGCATTTGCACCGAAAGTGGAGTTAGAATATGTCGTTGTACATCTGGATTTGAAGGGAGCTCCTCCAAAGTTAGCATATCTGGAGTCCCTTCTACCGATGCTGAAGAAACATGGCGTCAATGGTCTCCTTATTGAGTATGAGGACATGTTTCCCTACGATGGACCACTGAGAATGTTGAGGAAGTGGAATAGTTACAAAAAGAAAGAGGTTAGTTGCAACTaagtacaataaaaaataagtaaagaaatGGCATGAGACGGCACGCTTGATGAAAATTTTGCATGGCACAAAATTATAACCCAGATAGTTTGGCCCATACGTCTTTTAGAATATTAAAATTTGTCGCCAAACATCCTGGTCATATTCTTCTTTCAGTTAggattaaacttaattttttttttttttttttttttaatatgtaatatgtaataatatgtgttAGGATTTGCAGAATTAAGAGCTTAAAACGTCAAAGCTTAATTTATCCCTATAAAGTTATCTTCTCGTCCTTCCAACCATCCACCTCCTTCTCCTCCCCCTCCTCCTTACCTCCTCCTTGCAAACGTACACCATGTTTTCTGTCTTCTAAAAATCCACTTGTAGGTATTATTAgagaaaatttagtttttatttgaaataatttcTCAAAAATATCTTTCTTAATGTAGATATATTTGCAAAATAGTTGCATTTATAATTTTACCCCTTGCACCTACCTGAATACCTACACGTTTACAAGAATGTAGAAAATTTCATTTTCGTGAATTAGTTACTTACTAATTCTTTTTAAAACTGTTTTTTCCAGCTGCGTGCATACCTCACCGCCGCTGTAGCATCTGGTTTCGAGATAATCCCTTTGGTCCAAACATTCGGCCACATGGAATTCGCCCTAAAATATCCTGAACTTGGTTTTTTAAGAGAAGATCTTAATTTTACTGACTCTATCTGTCCTAGTTCTTCGCCGAGCCAGTATTTTCTTGAACAAATGATAGGACAGGTAAGGGAATTCAATTGCACAATAATTGTACGGCCTACCGCATAACTTAGGAAATTGATGAGAATATTATGAGATTGTCGATCTCAGGAAATTTAGCTCAGTAAATTTCAATAAAGTAAAAATTTTATAGTTAATAAATTAAGACAGTGCGACcgcggatctgcttcagcttcgcgtcagtaactggcagaAAGTTGCGCAGGGTCGAGAACTCGAGACAGAGGTGGCATaatgctctcgtttcggaggccaagattctctttggaacgctgagccaaaatagttagttacTTTTTAGTTAATAAGGTAAGTAATGGTATGAAAACTTAAACTAGAATAATAGAGCAGACAAGTTATTAACCATCTGGGTTAAATGATAGAACTGTCTGTAGTAAGACTATCATTAAAACATAAGTATATACGTTTTCCTTTATTATTATGACTACGATAATAGAACtgatatatattaaatatacagGCTGTTATATTTATTGCTAGCAATATTTTGCGAGATGAATAttatataggtcatactgagcaacttccACTATAcaggtgaccttagccattggacaaaccctgaaatcccacgtagggttacttctcaaaaatgctctaacggtaatatttttttaattagaacaaaagatacaaaaataaattatcaaacaaaagttatttccaataatcgacaacaaaaagaaacatactgtattaattaatcattggcagtgcttttgaaaatttgtttaaccgccttctttgaaaatgtgcggcaatgatgacatttgtcaaaagtgagaatcttattaatgtcataaataaaaaagataatcaaaacggtcgaagaaggtttcataatatttattacctcaggagctactaacacagtATACAGATTGCtctaaagtaaaaaaatcgtaatttgttaatttcttcgtaaccgctacaccgattgttatgatactttgtatactggttctaaataccctaatgcatatgtacatttcggctttgtacAATGGCTAGGGACAGCCTGTATATGGGACCAGGCcccaaaaactcaaaaaaaatatgttttctatgggagagccaaattatttttcatgatttcggggttggtcccatagtaaaagttgctcagtatttAGACCTATATGTTTTATGATAATTATTTGTTACAGATCATACGTTTTCACCGAAAGATAGCTCCTTTGAGATACATCCATGTAGGTTGCGATGAAGTTACCCATATCAACCAATGTGATATATGTCGGCGAAGGAATTTCACAAATGCGTAAGTTTTTCGCTAACCCATTATTATTatgaaaaatgttatttaatcgATTGTTCTTTGAACAGAGCGTAGCAAGGGTATCCAAGTACGGTCCGTCGCCCGAGGCGTATATTTGTAATGAAATCTTCCATATCTTGACCATTTTTTAAATGTCCATATAGCAATAAGTAGTACCTGAGCCAATTTTCGCCCTACCTTAAAGAAACTTGGTGATTGCTAGCTACACTTTGCATTTCATTAAAAGAAGTTAATTGTCTCCATCCTATCACTTCCAGAGAACTGTTAACTAAGCACGTCATGTTCCTTATCAAGACTGTCCACCTCCTTAGTCCAGACACCACCGTTCTCATATGGGACGACATGTACAGAGATGTCAAGCCTATGGATTGCAGCAACATTATTTTAACTGACACTGAAGTCGTGCAATGGGACTACACTGCAAAACCTCATGAAGATTTGCACATCAATATGTACAAGTATGGCCGGATCTTCGATAATCTCTGGATAGCAACGGCTTTTAAAGGAGCAGATGGAAGGACAAGGATACTCCCTGATCTTAATATGAGATTTTACAACCACCTCCATTGGCTCGACTTTATATTTGATTATGGCACTGTGAAGaaattgtataaaattaaaGGTATCATACTCACAGGCTGGTCAAGATATAATCATGATGCGCCATTATGTGAAATTCTTCCAGCTTCAATACCgagtttaattattaatttgatCCTTATTCAAAAGTATACAAGTGGAATTGTCGTTGAGAACATGAAAGACTTGGATGATTTCATTGATGAACATATAGAAAATAATTTAGACTCTAGCCTTCAATGTCAGAATCGTAGCGAGCGGTTTTTGGATACATTTGATTCAAAAACGTGTCATTATGAGGAGTCTGATCTCTATACTACACTTCAACGTCTTAATAATATGACATCGGTCGCATATTCTATATTGGATGATTATGCTTACAAATACTTGGTTTTAAAACAGAATGCCTCCATTGATGAAGAATCGGTGATAGAATATGAGTACGTTGATGGAGTTCAAACTCAAATGGAAACGTGTGGAAGAATTTTTGTCGAACTTGTGACTATGGAAACAGAAATTATTGGATTACTATCAGTTTATTTTGAGAATGATGTAATATTAGAATACGTTCGATCAAAAATACGTCGTATGCAGAA includes the following:
- the LOC134801335 gene encoding hexosaminidase D-like — its product is MPFRIPKLRSVRVRVIIAMSFLVVYVLATYIIFEKYFFIKRKGKAFAPKVELEYVVVHLDLKGAPPKLAYLESLLPMLKKHGVNGLLIEYEDMFPYDGPLRMLRKWNSYKKKELRAYLTAAVASGFEIIPLVQTFGHMEFALKYPELGFLREDLNFTDSICPSSSPSQYFLEQMIGQIIRFHRKIAPLRYIHVGCDEVTHINQCDICRRRNFTNAELLTKHVMFLIKTVHLLSPDTTVLIWDDMYRDVKPMDCSNIILTDTEVVQWDYTAKPHEDLHINMYKYGRIFDNLWIATAFKGADGRTRILPDLNMRFYNHLHWLDFIFDYGTVKKLYKIKGIILTGWSRYNHDAPLCEILPASIPSLIINLILIQKYTSGIVVENMKDLDDFIDEHIENNLDSSLQCQNRSERFLDTFDSKTCHYEESDLYTTLQRLNNMTSVAYSILDDYAYKYLVLKQNASIDEESVIEYEYVDGVQTQMETCGRIFVELVTMETEIIGLLSVYFENDVILEYVRSKIRRMQKNIQGLFGFWHYKNLTSTTSFDSIHTHNKLLT